From one Nocardioides yefusunii genomic stretch:
- a CDS encoding NADPH-dependent 2,4-dienoyl-CoA reductase gives MTSQPSTAPDGQPEAGPFPHLLAPVTLGPLTLRNRLVMGSMHTGLEDRAKDVDKLAAYFAARAAGGTGLLVTGGFSVNKRGWLLPFGSEMSSPKHARRALTVTDAVHAEGGAIALQVIHAGRYGYTPINAGASSKKSPITPFKPKALSAKEIDRTITDFARSVSLAKAAGYDAVEIMGSEGYLINQFLAPRTNDRTDAWGGSADKRMRFPVEIVRRAREMVGDFPIMYRISLLDLVEDGQTFDEVVELGQRLTTAGVTLFNTGIGWHEARIPTIITQVPRGAWRQWTAHFKANVEVPVVASNRINTPELAEEIIASGDADLVSMARPLLADPDFANKAAAGRADEINTCIACNQACLDHTFKAKRASCLVNPRACHETELVLAPTRKRLRVAVVGAGPAGLAAATSAAERGLDVTLFEAGDEIGGQFRLAMQVPGKEDFRDTIRYFTRRLEVLGVDVRLGTSADVASLTEFDRVAIATGVRPRVPAIVGIDHPSVVRYDDVLDGTVQVGGRVAVLGAGGIGVDVSHFLTHSPDAPENDLPGWLDVWGVGDVDDPTAQRGGLITAAPRQVAREVTLLQRKETQIGKGLGKTSGWAHRAVLKQSQVTQVSGASYDRIDDDGLHVTVGEEQRVIAVDHVVICAGQESVTDLVQPLLDAFAGTGKAESVAVIGGAEHAGELDAKRAIRQGTLWAAEL, from the coding sequence ATGACCAGCCAGCCCAGCACCGCACCCGACGGCCAGCCCGAGGCCGGCCCGTTCCCGCACCTGCTCGCCCCCGTGACGCTCGGTCCGCTGACCCTGCGCAACCGCCTCGTCATGGGGTCAATGCACACCGGTCTCGAGGACCGCGCCAAGGACGTCGACAAGCTCGCTGCCTACTTCGCGGCCCGCGCCGCCGGCGGCACCGGACTCCTGGTGACCGGCGGTTTCTCGGTCAACAAGCGCGGTTGGCTGCTGCCGTTCGGCTCCGAGATGAGTTCCCCGAAGCACGCCCGGCGCGCACTCACCGTCACCGACGCGGTGCACGCCGAGGGTGGCGCGATCGCTCTGCAGGTGATCCACGCCGGACGGTACGGCTACACCCCGATCAACGCGGGGGCGTCGTCGAAGAAGTCCCCGATCACCCCGTTCAAGCCCAAGGCTTTGAGCGCGAAGGAGATCGACCGGACCATCACCGACTTCGCCCGGTCGGTGTCGCTGGCCAAGGCCGCCGGGTACGACGCAGTGGAGATCATGGGTTCGGAGGGCTACCTGATCAACCAGTTCCTCGCGCCCCGCACCAACGACCGCACCGACGCCTGGGGCGGCAGCGCCGACAAGCGGATGCGGTTCCCCGTCGAGATCGTGCGCCGTGCCCGCGAGATGGTCGGCGACTTCCCGATCATGTACCGGATCTCGCTGCTCGACCTCGTGGAGGACGGCCAGACGTTCGACGAGGTGGTCGAACTGGGCCAGCGCCTCACCACGGCCGGGGTGACGCTCTTCAACACCGGAATCGGGTGGCACGAGGCGCGGATCCCGACGATCATCACGCAGGTTCCGCGCGGGGCGTGGCGGCAGTGGACCGCCCACTTCAAGGCCAACGTCGAGGTGCCGGTGGTGGCGTCGAACCGGATCAACACCCCTGAACTGGCCGAGGAGATCATCGCCTCCGGGGACGCCGACCTGGTCTCGATGGCGCGACCGCTGCTGGCCGATCCCGACTTCGCGAACAAGGCCGCCGCCGGTCGTGCGGACGAGATCAACACCTGCATCGCCTGCAACCAGGCGTGCCTGGACCACACCTTCAAGGCCAAGCGGGCCTCCTGTCTGGTCAACCCGCGCGCCTGCCACGAGACCGAACTGGTGCTCGCGCCCACCCGCAAGCGACTGCGGGTCGCCGTCGTCGGGGCCGGTCCGGCAGGGCTCGCCGCCGCGACCAGCGCCGCCGAACGCGGACTCGACGTCACCCTCTTCGAGGCTGGCGACGAGATCGGTGGGCAGTTCCGCCTCGCGATGCAGGTCCCGGGCAAGGAGGACTTCCGCGACACGATCCGCTACTTCACCCGACGCCTCGAGGTGCTCGGCGTCGACGTCCGACTCGGCACCTCCGCCGACGTCGCGAGCCTGACCGAGTTCGACCGGGTGGCGATCGCGACCGGCGTCCGCCCGCGGGTCCCCGCGATCGTCGGGATCGACCATCCCAGCGTGGTGCGCTACGACGACGTCCTCGACGGGACCGTGCAGGTGGGCGGCCGGGTCGCGGTGCTCGGCGCGGGCGGCATCGGCGTCGACGTCTCGCACTTCCTGACCCACTCCCCCGACGCACCCGAGAACGACCTGCCCGGCTGGCTCGACGTGTGGGGTGTCGGCGACGTCGACGACCCGACCGCGCAGCGCGGCGGACTCATCACCGCGGCACCGCGTCAGGTCGCCCGCGAGGTGACTCTGCTGCAGCGCAAGGAGACCCAGATCGGCAAGGGCCTGGGCAAGACCTCGGGTTGGGCGCACCGCGCGGTGCTCAAGCAGTCGCAGGTGACGCAGGTCAGCGGCGCCTCCTACGACCGGATCGACGACGACGGTCTGCACGTCACCGTCGGCGAGGAACAGCGGGTGATCGCGGTCGACCACGTCGTGATCTGTGCCGGCCAGGAGTCGGTGACCGACCTGGTGCAACCGCTGCTGGACGCGTTCGCCGGCACCGGGAAGGCCGAGTCAGTGGCCGTGATCGGTGGCGCCGAGCACGCGGGCGAGCTCGACGCGAAGCGCGCGATCAGGCAGGGGACGCTGTGGGCCGCCGAACTCTGA
- a CDS encoding PadR family transcriptional regulator has protein sequence MALEHALLVALVEKPGSGLELTRRFEKSFGYFWAATHQQIYRVLGRMVADGLLDVEVVAQDGRPDKKVYAVTDAGRAWIADWIGTPTPMETLRSDIAVKMRAASLGDREAVLRNVAAARDDHRVRLAHYRQLEAAYGDLSDLSRLDDVTRDQYLVLSGGIRMEEYLIAWLTDYLRAYGADT, from the coding sequence GTGGCACTTGAACACGCACTCCTGGTGGCCCTGGTGGAGAAACCCGGCTCCGGACTCGAACTCACCCGACGCTTCGAGAAGTCGTTCGGGTACTTCTGGGCCGCCACCCACCAGCAGATCTACCGCGTCCTGGGCCGGATGGTCGCCGACGGCCTGCTCGACGTCGAGGTGGTCGCCCAGGACGGGCGTCCCGACAAGAAGGTCTACGCCGTCACCGACGCCGGGCGCGCCTGGATCGCCGACTGGATCGGCACCCCCACCCCGATGGAGACGCTGCGCTCCGACATCGCGGTCAAGATGCGCGCCGCCTCCCTCGGCGACCGCGAGGCGGTGCTCCGCAACGTCGCCGCCGCCCGCGACGACCACCGCGTCCGGCTCGCCCACTACCGCCAACTCGAAGCGGCCTACGGCGACCTCTCCGACCTGTCCCGGCTCGACGACGTCACACGCGACCAGTACCTGGTGCTGTCGGGCGGGATCCGGATGGAGGAGTACCTGATCGCCTGGCTCACCGACTACCTGCGCGCCTACGGCGCCGACACCTGA
- a CDS encoding DEAD/DEAH box helicase, which yields MNFAELGVPTALVKELERQGITSPTPIQEATLPDSLAGRDVLGRGRTGSGKTYAFLLPLVARLDASKMPAMPNKPRAIILAPTRELVTQIKDSLEPLAKVRGLKIQTIFGGVGQNPQVQALRRGIDVVVAAPGRLEDLMGQGHVDLSAVEVTILDEADHMADLGFLPGVKRILDKTPQSGQRLLFSATLDGAINVLVKRYLHNPVTHEADSAQSPVAKMTHHVLHIGRDDRLPVLVDLTAAPGRTVVFTRTKYGAKGLARQLNRNGVTAVDLHGNLSQNARTRNMEAFHSGKAMTLVATDVAARGIHVDDVALVIHADPPSEHKAYLHRSGRTARAGAEGTVVTLMTDDQVKDVRDLTRQAGIKPTTTRITSLKDPILEKLAPGKRTLIPGGYEPDAPAQPQRSSTPKEGGRNRQRRAEGGNPEYTRSGKPKYNADGTPTAEGRQSGGGAPAGKGQGGGRGRGQGAQGNGGGQGGQRRSGGQGGSSQGGQARRGSGQGGQGASKQGAPKQGGQRRSGGAGGRAGGSSSHSASSFSSGRR from the coding sequence ATGAACTTCGCCGAACTCGGCGTGCCCACTGCACTCGTGAAGGAACTCGAGCGCCAGGGCATCACCTCTCCCACCCCGATCCAGGAAGCCACGCTTCCCGACTCCTTGGCCGGACGCGACGTCCTGGGCCGCGGTCGTACCGGATCGGGCAAGACCTACGCCTTCCTGCTCCCGCTGGTGGCCCGCCTCGACGCATCCAAGATGCCCGCGATGCCGAACAAGCCGCGCGCGATCATCCTGGCTCCGACCCGTGAGCTCGTCACCCAGATCAAGGACTCCCTGGAGCCCCTGGCCAAGGTGCGCGGCCTCAAGATCCAGACCATCTTCGGTGGCGTCGGCCAGAACCCGCAGGTCCAGGCGCTGCGCCGCGGAATCGACGTCGTCGTCGCCGCTCCGGGCCGCCTCGAGGACCTCATGGGTCAGGGTCACGTCGACCTGTCCGCTGTCGAGGTCACCATCCTCGACGAGGCCGACCACATGGCTGACCTGGGTTTCCTGCCCGGCGTGAAGCGCATCCTCGACAAGACCCCGCAGTCGGGTCAGCGTCTGCTGTTCTCGGCGACGCTCGACGGTGCGATCAACGTCCTCGTCAAGCGTTACCTGCACAACCCGGTCACCCACGAGGCCGACTCGGCGCAGTCGCCGGTCGCCAAGATGACCCACCACGTCCTGCACATCGGTCGCGACGACCGTCTGCCCGTGCTCGTCGACCTCACCGCTGCCCCCGGCCGCACCGTCGTCTTCACGCGCACCAAGTACGGCGCCAAGGGCCTGGCCCGTCAGCTCAACCGCAACGGCGTCACCGCGGTCGACCTGCACGGCAACCTGAGCCAGAACGCCCGTACCCGCAACATGGAGGCGTTCCACTCCGGCAAGGCGATGACCCTGGTCGCGACCGACGTCGCCGCCCGCGGCATCCACGTCGACGACGTCGCGCTGGTCATCCACGCCGACCCGCCGTCGGAGCACAAGGCGTACCTGCACCGCTCGGGCCGTACGGCTCGCGCCGGCGCCGAGGGCACCGTCGTCACGCTGATGACCGACGACCAGGTCAAGGACGTCCGTGACCTGACGCGTCAGGCCGGCATCAAGCCGACCACCACCCGCATCACCTCGCTCAAGGACCCGATCCTCGAGAAGCTCGCCCCCGGCAAGCGCACTCTGATTCCCGGCGGTTACGAGCCCGACGCTCCGGCCCAGCCGCAGCGTTCCTCCACCCCCAAGGAGGGCGGTCGCAACCGTCAGCGTCGTGCAGAGGGTGGCAACCCCGAGTACACGCGTTCGGGCAAGCCGAAGTACAATGCCGACGGCACCCCCACCGCTGAGGGTCGCCAGTCCGGCGGCGGCGCTCCCGCTGGCAAGGGCCAGGGCGGCGGCCGTGGCCGTGGCCAGGGCGCTCAGGGCAACGGTGGCGGCCAGGGTGGCCAGCGTCGTTCCGGCGGTCAGGGTGGCTCCAGCCAGGGTGGCCAGGCTCGTCGTGGTTCCGGCCAGGGCGGCCAGGGTGCGTCGAAGCAGGGTGCTCCCAAGCAGGGCGGCCAGCGTCGTTCCGGTGGTGCTGGTGGCCGCGCGGGTGGTTCCTCGAGCCACTCGGCGTCGTCGTTCAGCTCCGGTCGCCGCTGA
- a CDS encoding glycosyltransferase family 2 protein, with protein sequence MRQALRELPRRLRAHAHRLADEAVLSTFGFEVPVGPTLVIVADAGSRSELPIDVQQIPSGETRGLVTLVEVDDQATHPVHIDRAWESVVLVAADRAGLRRVVGAIPRFGLMRQIAVLLTSAERPLGIHPRGEWPRMAELESRRFRPDGPGVLLRVKFHHRATARAVLVEIAVQNGTTRPSHPGLFTGYLHQMPEQGLDAGARIFASAQDTVEHELVVPVDVLVAATDAPAATLRIEGEHHVLGRAPVVVAEAQVQPVDEGVFNPVRWVKRPDRPAVDLADLVVPGRRVTESDLYHARYHHHVDADLATADVQDVLRLAMGGVPVQARGLEEARAAGRLAGVADTVLDTLAEASSTGWVDLSDALEREEYSLRLRRATFDAHSTLAHRAARSAVAGVERQRAATAGLPAISLLLATRREHELPNAIANVRKQIGVEIELVVATHGFSADETKLRDMLGDEHGLTVLGFDADARFGDVLTAAAQAAAHDVLMKMDDDDWYSPHAVHDLLMARHYSGADLVGMPTEFVHLVGFDQTVWRREPSETFAVHVAGGTMTLSKDLLREVGWFRPVRRWVDAQLLAAVAALGGSAYRTHGLGYVLVRHEEGHTWTLDPEEFRRHDQVERLFDGFRPPGSGRPVVPGASA encoded by the coding sequence ATGCGTCAGGCCCTCCGTGAGCTTCCCCGTCGACTGCGCGCCCACGCGCACCGACTCGCGGACGAAGCCGTCCTCAGCACCTTCGGTTTCGAGGTGCCGGTCGGGCCCACTCTGGTGATCGTGGCCGACGCCGGTTCGCGCTCCGAGCTGCCGATCGACGTCCAGCAGATCCCCTCGGGCGAGACCCGCGGCCTGGTCACCCTGGTCGAGGTCGATGATCAGGCCACGCACCCGGTCCACATCGACCGTGCCTGGGAGTCGGTGGTCCTGGTCGCCGCCGACCGCGCCGGCCTGCGTCGGGTGGTCGGAGCGATCCCGCGCTTCGGACTGATGCGTCAGATCGCGGTCCTGCTCACCTCCGCCGAACGCCCCCTGGGCATCCACCCGCGCGGTGAATGGCCGCGGATGGCCGAACTGGAGTCGCGTCGCTTCCGTCCCGACGGACCGGGCGTGCTGCTGCGGGTCAAGTTCCACCACCGCGCCACCGCGCGCGCCGTGCTGGTCGAGATCGCCGTCCAGAACGGCACCACTCGTCCTTCGCACCCCGGCCTCTTCACCGGCTACCTGCACCAGATGCCCGAACAGGGCCTTGACGCGGGCGCCCGGATCTTCGCCTCCGCACAGGACACCGTCGAGCACGAACTCGTCGTCCCCGTCGACGTCCTGGTCGCTGCGACAGATGCCCCTGCGGCGACTCTGCGGATCGAAGGTGAGCACCACGTCCTGGGGCGTGCCCCCGTGGTGGTGGCCGAGGCGCAGGTCCAGCCCGTCGACGAAGGCGTCTTCAACCCGGTCCGCTGGGTCAAGCGCCCCGACCGCCCGGCCGTCGATCTTGCCGACCTCGTGGTGCCCGGACGCCGGGTCACCGAGTCCGACCTGTACCACGCCCGCTACCACCACCACGTCGACGCCGACCTGGCCACCGCCGACGTCCAGGACGTGCTGCGTCTGGCGATGGGCGGCGTCCCGGTGCAGGCCCGCGGCCTCGAGGAGGCCCGCGCTGCCGGCCGTCTCGCCGGTGTCGCCGACACCGTCCTGGACACCCTTGCCGAAGCCTCGTCGACCGGGTGGGTGGACCTCTCCGACGCGCTGGAGCGCGAGGAGTACTCGCTGCGCCTGCGCCGCGCCACCTTCGACGCTCACTCCACGCTCGCGCACCGCGCCGCCCGTTCGGCCGTGGCCGGCGTGGAGCGTCAGCGCGCCGCCACCGCCGGCCTCCCGGCGATCTCGCTGCTCCTGGCCACCCGCCGTGAGCACGAGCTGCCCAACGCGATCGCCAACGTCCGCAAGCAGATCGGCGTCGAGATCGAGCTCGTCGTCGCCACCCACGGGTTCTCCGCCGACGAGACCAAGCTGCGCGACATGCTCGGCGACGAGCACGGCCTGACCGTCCTCGGCTTCGACGCCGACGCCCGTTTCGGCGACGTCCTCACCGCTGCTGCGCAGGCCGCGGCCCACGACGTCCTGATGAAGATGGACGACGACGACTGGTACTCCCCGCACGCGGTCCACGACCTGCTGATGGCACGCCACTACTCCGGCGCCGACCTCGTCGGCATGCCCACGGAGTTCGTCCACCTCGTCGGTTTCGACCAGACGGTGTGGCGCCGCGAACCGTCGGAGACCTTCGCGGTCCACGTCGCCGGTGGCACGATGACGCTGTCGAAGGACCTGCTGCGTGAGGTCGGCTGGTTCCGTCCCGTGCGTCGCTGGGTCGACGCCCAGCTGCTGGCCGCGGTGGCCGCGCTCGGTGGTTCCGCGTACCGCACCCACGGCCTGGGCTACGTCCTGGTGCGCCACGAGGAGGGCCACACCTGGACCCTCGATCCCGAGGAGTTCCGTCGTCACGACCAGGTCGAGAGACTCTTCGACGGCTTCCGGCCGCCCGGTTCGGGACGCCCCGTCGTTCCCGGTGCCTCGGCATGA
- a CDS encoding CaiB/BaiF CoA transferase family protein — MGNEEGIQLGQGTGPLCGVKVVEIAGIGPGPHACMTLADLGADVIRIERSSKGGFVFGSADVVLRGRPSVALDLKQPAAVETVLALVAEADVLIEGMRPGVTERLGLGPEDCFAVNPALVYGRMTGWGQDGPLAEAAGHDMNYLALSGVLHGLGQEPERPHFPSNLLGDYGGGSTYLVIGVLAALIEAKTSGRGQVVDAAIVDGAAHLNAMGATLSQLGLQSERRAAGLLDGGTPYYDLYATADGEHVSVGPLEPQFYDVAVELLTPHLVGELPDRNDPRNFAQLRETLTATFATKTLDEWAAIFDGTDACVAPVLPVKRAAEHPHLAARGTYVERDGVLQPAPAPRFSRTPAAIDSSPRDPGADTRAALLAWGIDDVDALIASGVAVQT, encoded by the coding sequence ATGGGCAACGAAGAGGGCATCCAGTTGGGACAGGGAACCGGGCCGCTGTGCGGGGTCAAGGTGGTCGAGATCGCCGGGATCGGTCCCGGGCCGCACGCCTGCATGACGCTCGCCGACCTCGGCGCCGACGTCATCCGGATCGAACGCTCCAGCAAGGGAGGCTTCGTCTTCGGCTCCGCCGACGTCGTCCTGCGCGGCAGGCCCAGCGTCGCCCTCGACCTCAAGCAGCCCGCCGCCGTCGAGACCGTCCTCGCGCTCGTGGCGGAGGCCGACGTCCTGATCGAAGGCATGCGCCCGGGTGTCACCGAACGCCTCGGCCTCGGCCCCGAGGACTGCTTCGCCGTCAACCCCGCCCTCGTCTACGGACGCATGACGGGCTGGGGTCAGGACGGTCCGCTCGCCGAGGCGGCCGGGCACGACATGAACTACCTCGCGCTGTCCGGCGTCCTGCACGGACTGGGCCAGGAGCCCGAGCGCCCGCACTTCCCCTCCAATCTGCTCGGCGACTACGGCGGCGGGTCGACGTACCTCGTCATCGGGGTGCTCGCGGCGCTGATCGAGGCGAAGACGTCGGGCCGGGGGCAGGTGGTCGACGCCGCGATCGTCGACGGTGCCGCGCACCTCAACGCCATGGGCGCCACCCTCAGCCAGCTCGGCCTGCAGTCCGAACGACGTGCGGCCGGCCTGCTCGACGGCGGCACCCCGTACTACGACCTCTACGCCACCGCCGACGGTGAGCACGTCTCGGTCGGGCCGCTCGAGCCGCAGTTCTACGACGTCGCCGTCGAGCTGCTCACGCCGCACCTGGTCGGTGAACTCCCCGACCGCAACGACCCCCGCAACTTCGCCCAACTCCGGGAGACGCTGACGGCCACGTTCGCGACGAAGACGCTCGACGAGTGGGCCGCGATCTTCGACGGCACCGACGCCTGCGTCGCGCCGGTCCTTCCGGTCAAGCGCGCCGCCGAGCACCCGCACCTCGCCGCCCGTGGCACCTACGTCGAACGCGACGGGGTGCTGCAACCGGCGCCCGCACCGAGGTTCTCGCGCACACCGGCCGCGATCGACTCCTCCCCGCGTGACCCCGGTGCAGACACCCGAGCCGCGCTGCTGGCCTGGGGGATCGACGACGTCGACGCGCTGATCGCGTCCGGCGTCGCCGTGCAGACCTGA
- a CDS encoding nucleotide sugar dehydrogenase yields MTKTRITVVGLGYVGLSVAVLLAQHHRVVGLELDARKVELLRAGTSPIHDDEISEYLTHRDLDLTFTTSADDAYADAEYVVIATPTNYDPDTNSFDTTSVESVIRAVTDANPDAVMVIKSTIPVGYVTDVRARLGTENVIFSPEFLREGKALADNLRPSRIVVGETSERARRFADLLLEGAEPRTDGTEIPVLLTGPTEAEAIKLFANTYLAMRVAYFNELDSFALARGLDTRQIIDGVGLDPRIGEHYNNPSFGYGGYCLPKDSKQLLANYADVPQTLIRAVVDANDTRKTFIADDICRRLGISTSPTPTGGTSATVGIHRLIMKAGSDNFRESSVQGIMKRLKARGIEVIVYEPEFTESHFFNSEVVTDLKEFTRRSDLVVTNRRSPDLADVEHKVYTRDLFGND; encoded by the coding sequence GTGACGAAGACCCGCATCACCGTCGTCGGCCTCGGATACGTGGGCCTCTCCGTGGCCGTCCTGCTCGCGCAGCACCACCGCGTCGTCGGGCTCGAGCTCGACGCCCGCAAGGTCGAGCTGCTCCGCGCCGGGACCTCACCGATCCACGACGACGAGATCAGCGAGTACCTCACCCACCGCGACCTCGACCTGACGTTCACCACCTCGGCCGACGACGCGTACGCCGACGCCGAGTACGTCGTGATCGCGACCCCCACCAACTACGACCCCGACACCAACTCGTTCGACACCACCTCGGTCGAGTCCGTGATCCGCGCCGTCACCGACGCCAACCCCGACGCCGTCATGGTCATCAAGTCGACCATCCCCGTCGGCTACGTCACCGACGTCCGTGCCCGTCTGGGCACCGAGAACGTCATCTTCTCCCCCGAATTCCTCCGCGAAGGCAAGGCACTCGCCGACAACCTCCGCCCCTCACGCATCGTCGTCGGAGAAACCTCAGAACGCGCCCGACGCTTCGCCGACCTCCTCCTCGAAGGCGCCGAACCCCGCACCGACGGCACCGAGATCCCCGTCCTGCTCACCGGCCCCACCGAAGCCGAAGCGATCAAACTGTTCGCCAACACCTACCTCGCGATGCGCGTGGCCTACTTCAACGAACTCGACTCGTTCGCCCTGGCCCGCGGCCTCGACACCCGCCAGATCATCGACGGCGTCGGACTCGACCCCCGCATCGGCGAGCACTACAACAACCCCTCCTTCGGCTACGGCGGCTACTGCCTGCCCAAGGACTCCAAGCAGCTCCTGGCCAACTACGCCGACGTGCCGCAGACGCTGATCCGGGCCGTCGTGGACGCCAACGACACCCGCAAGACGTTCATCGCCGACGACATCTGCCGGCGTCTGGGGATCTCGACGTCCCCGACCCCGACGGGCGGCACCAGCGCCACTGTCGGCATCCACCGCCTGATCATGAAGGCGGGCAGCGACAACTTCCGCGAGTCCTCGGTGCAGGGAATCATGAAGCGGCTCAAGGCCCGCGGCATCGAGGTGATCGTCTACGAGCCGGAGTTCACCGAGAGCCACTTCTTCAACTCCGAAGTGGTCACCGACCTGAAGGAGTTCACGCGTCGTTCCGACCTCGTGGTCACCAACCGACGCAGCCCCGACCTCGCTGACGTCGAGCACAAGGTCTACACGCGGGACCTGTTCGGAAACGACTGA
- a CDS encoding glycosyltransferase family 2 protein: MTRVRHNDWRPLTPPALGEWTPTKTVSVVLPAWGGRDLSPVMAALAAQTYPAHLMEVVVVDDGNPVPVVLPELRPENSRVIRVTEGWGRAGATQLGMDATDGEIMVWLDDDMLPFAEHVEAHARWHHLNDFTVVMGVKRFVDPEITMTPQQVHDAVADGSIASLHDWDTATPHTWIDEIWESTDDLVTAGTAGFRCFVSATASMSRAMVDAAGGMRTSMRLGEDTEYGHKLAQAGGLLVPEYAAKAWHLGNSHAMEHAENVIRYNQPAFADHVPTLRSRRAKRGRVYAVPYLQVVLPTTGSLREVMRSADAVLDSDLTDVQVLLVGAWDQIHDGRVSPLKDPLRDLGVLYRRYVNDPRVRLVTPDDAALSSRPEAVHRLVVAGNDRVPVAGALRAWTEDADRSRNGLRIFVDGDLDDGAVPYARLERISAFARVEWTDGDFFSRPASVQPSPLDVAVAEAFGAATVPVKNTGWVHWRRRVVPRERRHDIVQMDAAESWRLALESLGLAERPALETPGRPVPVAVADSLAGAVKERGQKALRRLRRR, from the coding sequence ATGACCCGCGTGCGCCACAACGACTGGCGTCCTCTGACCCCGCCGGCCCTCGGCGAGTGGACCCCCACCAAGACCGTCAGCGTCGTGCTCCCCGCCTGGGGTGGCCGCGACCTGTCCCCGGTGATGGCCGCGCTGGCCGCACAGACCTACCCGGCGCACCTGATGGAGGTCGTCGTCGTCGACGACGGCAACCCGGTCCCGGTGGTGCTGCCCGAGCTGCGCCCGGAGAACTCCCGTGTCATCCGCGTGACCGAAGGATGGGGACGTGCTGGCGCCACCCAGCTCGGGATGGACGCCACCGACGGCGAGATCATGGTCTGGCTCGACGACGACATGCTCCCGTTCGCCGAGCACGTCGAGGCCCACGCCCGCTGGCACCACCTCAACGACTTCACCGTCGTCATGGGGGTGAAGCGATTCGTCGACCCCGAGATCACGATGACGCCGCAGCAGGTCCACGACGCCGTCGCCGACGGGTCGATCGCGTCCCTGCACGACTGGGACACCGCGACCCCGCACACCTGGATCGACGAGATCTGGGAGTCCACCGACGACCTCGTCACCGCGGGCACCGCCGGGTTCCGCTGTTTCGTCTCCGCGACCGCGTCGATGAGTCGCGCGATGGTCGATGCTGCTGGCGGGATGCGCACCTCGATGCGTCTGGGCGAGGACACCGAGTACGGCCACAAGCTGGCCCAGGCCGGTGGCCTGCTGGTGCCCGAGTACGCCGCGAAGGCGTGGCACCTGGGCAACAGCCACGCGATGGAACACGCCGAGAACGTCATCCGCTACAACCAGCCCGCGTTCGCCGACCACGTCCCGACGCTGCGCAGCCGCCGCGCCAAGCGCGGCCGTGTGTACGCCGTCCCCTACCTGCAGGTCGTGCTGCCCACCACGGGTTCACTGCGTGAGGTGATGCGCAGCGCTGACGCCGTCCTCGACTCCGACCTCACCGACGTGCAGGTGCTGCTGGTCGGTGCGTGGGACCAGATCCACGACGGCCGGGTCTCGCCGCTCAAGGACCCGCTGCGCGACCTCGGCGTCCTGTACCGCCGCTACGTCAACGACCCGCGGGTGCGTCTGGTCACTCCCGACGACGCCGCGCTCTCCTCGCGTCCCGAGGCCGTCCACCGACTCGTGGTGGCCGGCAACGACCGCGTCCCCGTGGCGGGTGCACTGCGCGCCTGGACCGAGGACGCCGACCGCAGCCGCAACGGCCTGCGGATCTTCGTCGACGGCGACCTCGACGACGGCGCCGTCCCGTACGCCCGGTTGGAGCGGATCTCCGCGTTCGCCCGGGTCGAGTGGACCGACGGCGACTTCTTCTCCCGGCCTGCTTCGGTGCAGCCCTCCCCGCTCGACGTCGCGGTGGCCGAGGCGTTCGGCGCCGCGACCGTCCCGGTCAAGAACACCGGCTGGGTGCACTGGCGTCGCCGTGTGGTGCCGCGCGAGCGTCGCCACGACATCGTCCAGATGGACGCCGCGGAGTCGTGGCGGCTCGCCCTGGAGTCGCTGGGTCTCGCTGAGCGTCCTGCGCTGGAGACGCCTGGTCGTCCGGTGCCGGTCGCGGTGGCCGACTCGTTGGCCGGTGCGGTGAAGGAGCGCGGTCAGAAGGCGCTGCGTCGCCTGCGCCGACGCTGA